The window TCATTTAGAGTTAAATTAAATGAtcttttgaatattaatattttattatttaattacatAACTACTAAAATGACATTGAAaatgatgagattttttttggtatgaaaatataattaaatttagtaattatgaaaatattatactTAAATATGAGATTAATGACACATGTTGAAAGAAAATAATGCCATTTGTCAGCTTATTATAGCATTAGTGTGAAGAAAACCTTACTTTATTATTTTACGCGTCGCGTGggtttgaaattaatataacaaaatataattatctacTTTTAAAGGAGTTGAGtaacttattaaataaattgactatttataatttatacttacataaataagtattttcaaaatttgtaaaacataataaattgtTCATAAACTAGATGAGAATGGTGAATTTAACAGAATAAATTATTAGCTTTGATAGACGACATACCTTCAGAACACATAACTTAAAGATCGATTGTTGGATCCGATCTTATGAAGAAGTGATTAGAATAAGGATGAAATTGTTTCTAGGGTGagtttttttctgggtttaggATCCTTCCAAAGGAAATGAAGTTATGGAGTTTAGACGCGCCAAAACGGTTATGTAGGCtgtaaaattggattttttttttttttttttggtcaatctGTAAAATTGGATCTCTGTCTCCCAAATTAGTCATTTCTTATTATGTTACCTAGTTACCGGTATACCCGTTGTCACCGAATTGATTTCATTGGTCcaattaaaaaaggaaatcaTGTAATCATCACCCCGTGCCCGCAAAATATTGACTCTTTGTTATCTATGTGGATTTCTTGgtaaaactgaaacttttagtatgtcttatataataaagaaagttcattctaaaattttcttcaagaacttgacacatgtcacctAAAGAGTTATTCTATTATAAGATATTCAATTTTTTCCTactttttaatcataatttccattaatagttttctgttttatttcttcactttaatggaaataattcatataatatgattattaatttattttgtaatttcattctaactataataaactaaaatatattttaatatagagtTTATTCTAAAACTTTCTTGGAATTATTAGCTATACTAATATAGATTGGATCTCTGTCTCCCAAATTAGTCATTTCTTAATATAGAGTTTCTGCTCTaattatagtaaacaaaaaatatattttaatttattatggaATTTGTGTTTACAGGGATTTCTTGGTTATTAAGAAACCAGATGAGAATGGTGAATTTAACcaccatgatgatgataataatgatgAGTGTTTTGATTGGAGCATCGGACAACAACGCGGTGTACAGTCCATGTNNNNNNNNNNNNNNNNNNNNNNNNNNNNNNNNNNNNNNNNNNNNNNNNNNNNNNNNNNNNNNNNNNNNNNNNNNNNNNNNNNNNNNNNNNNNNNNNNNNNNNNNNNNNNNNNNNNNNNNNNNNNNNNNNNNNNNNNNNNNNNNNNNNNNNNNNNNNNNNNNNNNNNNNNNNNNNNNNNNNNNNNNNNNNNNNNNNNNNNNNNNNNNNNNNNNNNNNNNNNNNNNNNNNNNNNNNNNNNNNNNNNNNNNNNNNNNNNNNNNNNNNNNNNNNNNNNNNNNNNNNNNNNNNNNNNNNNNNNNNNNNNNNNNNNNNNNNNNNNNNNNNNNNNNNNNNNNNNNNNNNNNNNNNNNNNNNNNNNNNNNNNNNNNNNNNNNNNNNNNNNNNNNNNNNNNNNNNNNNNNNNNNNNNNNNNNNNNNNNNNNNNNNNNNNNNNNNNNNNNNNNNNNNNNNNNNNNNNNNNNNNNNNNNNNNNNNNNNNNNNNNNNNNNNNNNNNNNNNNNNNNNNNNNNNNNNNNNNNNNNNNNNNNNNNNNNNNNNNNNNNNNNNNNNNNNNNNNNNNNNNNNNNNNNNNNNNNNNNNNNNNNNNNNNNNNNNNNNNNNNNNNNNNNNNNNNNNNNNNNNNNNNNNNNNNNNNNNNNNNNNNNNNNNNNNNNNNNNNNNNNNNNNNNNNNNNNNNNNNNNNNNNNNNNNNNNNNNNNNNNNNNNNNNNNNNNNNNNNNNNNNNNNNNNNNNNNNNNNNNNNNNNNNNNNNNNNNNNNNNNNNNNNNNNNNNNNNNNNNNNNNNNNNNNNNNNNNNNNNNNNNNNNNNNNNNNNNNNNNNNNNNNNNNNNNNNNNNNNNNNNNNNNNNNNNNNNNNNNNNNNNNNNNNNNNNNNNNNNNNNNNNNNNNNNNNNNNNNNNNNNNNNNNNNNNNNNNNNNNNNNNNNNNNNNNNNNNNNNNNNNNNNNNNNNNNNNNNNNNNNNNNNNNNNNNNNNNNNNNNNNNNNNNNNNNNNNNNNNNNNNNNNNNNNNNNNNNNNNNNNNNNNNNNNNNNNNNNNNNNNNNNNNNNNNNNNNNNNNNNNNNNNNNNNNNNNNNNNNNNNNNNNNNNNNNNNNNNNNNNNNNNNNNNNNNNNNNNNNNNNNNNNNNNNNNNNNNNNNNNNNNNNNNNNNNNNNNNNNNNNNNNNNNNNNNNNNNNNNNNNNNNNNNNNNNNNNNNNNNNNNNNNNNNNNNNNNNNNNNNNNNNNNNNNNNNNNNNNNNNNNNNNNNNNNNNNNNNNNNNNNNNNNNNNNNNNNNNNNNNNNNNNNNNNNNNNNNNNNNNNNNNNNNNNNNNNNNNNNNNNNNNNNNNNNNNNNNNNNNNNNNNNNNNNNNNNNNNNNNNNNNNNNNNNNNNNNNNNNNNNNNNNNNNNNNNNNNNNNNNNNNNNNNNNNNNNNNNNNNNNNNNNNNNNNNNNNNNNNNNNNNNNNNNNNNNNNNNNNNNNNNNNNNNNNNNNNNNNNNNNNNNNNNNNNNNNNNNNNNNNNNNNNNNNNNNNNNNNNNNNNNNNNNNNNNNNNNatgatgataataatgatgAGTGTTTTGATTGGAGCATCGGACAACAACGCGGTGTACAGTCCATGTTCAGACACTCAAATAAGCAAAGGAGATGGTTTCACCATTGGTCTTGCCATCTCTAGCAGAGAAGCTTTCTTCCTTGACCAAGTCCAGCTTTCCCCTTGCGATTCTCGTCTCGGTTTAGCTGCGAAAATGGCACAGCTCGCGCTTTTTAGACCTAAGGTGGATgagatctctcttctctccatcGACACAAGTAAGTTTAACCCGGTAAGTCTTTCTCTGTATATGTAATCTTAATGAGACACGATCATGCACAAAGATTGAAGAAGTAAAGCTTATTTTGGATGTGTCTTGTGAGAAGAGTAAAGCAGGAGGATACATGGTGGGATTTGCGGGCTCAAAATACGCAGCAAGATCGTATCCTGTGAAGGTCGCAGATGAAAGCAACACAATCACAGCTTTCACACTGGTAATGGATAAACCCCGTAGGAAACGAACATGCAAGATAACATACAATAATAGAGTTGGCAAATGTATTGCAGGTAATGGAATTTCAGAAGGGAGTGTTGCAAAATCTGTTCTGGAAGAGCTTCGGATGTGATATGTGCAAAGGAGGAACTTCGTCCGTGTGTCTGAATGGNNNNNNNNNNNNNNNNNNNNNNNNNNNNNNNNNNNNNNNNNNNNNNNNNNNNNNNNNNNNNNNNNNNNNNNNNNNNNNNNNNNNNNNNNNNNNNNNNNNNNNNNNNNNNNNNNNNNNNNNNNNNNNNNNNNNNNNNNNNNNNNNNNNNNNNNNNNNNNNNNNNNNNNNNNNNNNNNNNNNNNNNNNNNNNNNNNNNNNNNNNNNNNNNNNNNNNNNNNNNNNNNNNNNNNNNNNNNNNNNNNNNNNNNNNNNNNNNNNNNNNNNNNNNNNNNNNNNNNNNNNNNNNNNNNNNNNNNNNNNNNNNNNNNNNNNNNNNNNNNNNNNNNNNNNNNNNNNNNNNNNNNNNNNNNNNNNNNNNNNNNNNNNNNNNNNNNNNNNNNNNNNNNNNNNNNNNNNNNNNNNNNNNNNNNNNNNNNNNNNNNNNNNNNNNNNNNNNNNNNNNNNNNNNNNNNNNNNNNNNNNNNNNNNNNNNNNNNNNNNNNNNNNNNNNNNNNNNNNNNNNNNNNNNNNNNNNNNNNNNNNNNNNNNNNNNNNNNNNNNNNNNNNNNNNNNNNNNNNNNNNNNNNNNNNNNNNNNNNNNNNNNNNNNNNNNNNNNNNNNNNNNNNNNNNNNNNNNNNNNNNNNNNNNNNNNNNNNNNNNNNNNNNNNNNNNNNNNNNNNNNNNNNNNNNNNNNNNNNNNNNNNNNNNNNNNNNNNNNNNNNNNNNNNNNNNNNNNNNNNNNNNNNNNNNNNNNNNNNNNNNNNNNNNNNNNNNNNNNNNNNNNNNNNNNNNNNNNNNNNNNNNNNNNNNNNNNNNNNNNNNNNNNNNNNNNNNNNNNNNNNNNNNNNNNNNNNNNNNNNNNNNNNNNNNNNNNNNNNNNNNNNNNNNNNNNNNNNNNNNNNNNNNNNNNNNNNNNNNNNNNNNNNNNNNNNNNNNNNNNNNNNNNNNNNNNNNNNNNNNNNNNNNNNNNNNNNNNNNNNNNNNNNNNNNNNNNNNNNNNNNNNNNNNNNNNNNNNNNNNNNNNNNNNNNNNNNNNNNNNNNNNNNNNNNNNNNNNNNNNNNNNNNNNNNNNNNNNNNNNNNNNNNNNNNNNNNNNNNNNNNNNNNNNNNNNNNNNNNNNNNNNNNNNNNNNNNNNNNNNNNNNNNNNNNNNNNNNNNNNNNNNNNNNNNNNNNNNNNNNNNNNNNNNNNNNNNNNNNNNNNNNNNNNNNNNNNNNNNNNNNNNNNNNNNNNNNNNNNNNNNNNNNNNNNNNNNNNNNNNNNNNNNNNNNNNNNNNNNNNNNNNNNNNNNNNNNNNNNNNNNNNNNNNNNNNNNNNNNNNNNNNNNNNNNNNNNNNNNNNNNNNNNNNNNNNNNNNNNNNNNNNNNNNNNNNNNNNNNNNNNNNNNNNNNNNNNNNNNNNNNNNNNNNNNNNNNNNNNNNNNNNNNNNNNNNNNNNNNNNNNNNNNNNNNNNNNNNNNNNNNNNNNNNNNNNNNNNNNNNNNNNNNNNNNNNNNNNNNNNNNNNNNNNNNNNNNNNNNNNNNNNNNNNNNNNNNNNNNNNNNNNNNNNNNNNNNNNNNNNNNNNNNNNNNNNNNNNNNNNNNNNNNNNNNNNNNNNNNNNNNNNNNNNNNNNNNNNNNNNNNNNNNNNNNNNNNNNNNNNNNNNNNNNNNNNNNNNNNNNNNNNNNNNNNNNNNNNNNNNNNNNNNNNNNNNNNNNNNNNNNNNNNNNNNNNNNNNNNNNNNNNNNNNNNNNNNNNNNNNNNNNNNNNNNNNNNNNNNNNNNNNNNNNNNNNNNNNNNNNNNNNNNNNNNNNNNNNNNNNNNNNNNNNNNNNNNNNNNNNNNNNNNNNNNNNNNNNNNNNNNNNNNNNNNNNNNNNNNNNNNNNNNNNNNNNNNNNNNNNNNNNNNNNNNNNNNNNNNNNNNNNNNNNNNNNNNNNNNNNNNNNNNNNNNNNNNNNNNNNNNNNNNNNNNNNNNNNNNNNNNNNNNNNNNNNNNNNNNNNNNNNNNNNNNNNNNNNNNNNNNNNNNNNNNNNNNNNNNNNNNNNNNNNNNNNNNNNNNNNNNNNNNNNNNNNNNNNNNNNNNNNNNNNNNNNNNNNNNNNNNNNNNNNNNNNNNNNNNNNNNNNNNNNNNNNNNNNNNNNNNNNNNNNNNNNNNNNNNNNNNNNNNNNNNNNNNNNNNNNNNNNNNNNNNNNNNNNNNNNNNNNNNNNNNNNNNNNNNNNNNNNNNNNNNNNNNNNNNNNNNNNNNNNNNNNNNNNNNNNNNNNNNNNNNNNNNNNNNNNNNNNNNNNNNNNNNNNNNNNNNNNNNNNNNNNNNNNNNNNNNNNNNNNNNNNNNNNNNNNNNNNNNNNNNNNNNNNNNNNNNNNNNNNNNNNNNNNNNNNNNNNNNNNNNNNNNNNNNNNNTAATtcatataatatgattattaatttattttgtaatttcattctaactataataaactaaaatatattttaatatagagtTTATTCTAAAACTTTCTTGGAATTATTAGCTATACTAATATAGATTGGATCTCTGTCTCCCAAATTAGTCATTTCTTAATATAGAGTTTCTGCTCTaattatagtaaacaaaaaatatattttaatttattatggaATTTGTGTTTACAGGGATTTCTTGGTTATTAAGAAACCAGATGAGAATGGTGAATTTAACcaccatgatgatgataataatgatgAGTGTTTTGATTGGAGCATCGGACAACAACGCGGTGTACAGTCCATGTTCAGACACTCAAATAAGCAAAGGAGATGGTTTCACCATTGGTCTTGCCATCTCTAGCAGAGAAGCTTTCTTCCTTGACCAAGTCCAGCTTTCCCCTTGCGATTCTCGTCTCGGTTTAGCTGCGAAAATGGCACAGCTCGCGCTTTTTAGACCTAAGGTGGATgagatctctcttctctccatcGACACAAGTAAGTTTAACCCGGTAAGTCTTTCTCTGTATATGTAATCTTAATGAGACACAATCATGCACAAAGATTGAAGAAGTAAAGCTTATTTTTGATATGTCTTGTGAGAA is drawn from Camelina sativa cultivar DH55 chromosome 1, Cs, whole genome shotgun sequence and contains these coding sequences:
- the LOC104792600 gene encoding uncharacterized protein LOC104792600, translating into MSVLIGASDNNAVYSPCSDTQISKGDGFTIGLAISSREAFFLDQVQLSPCDSRLGLAAKMAQLALFRPKVDEISLLSIDTSKFNPSKAGGYMVGFAGSKYAARSYPVKVADESNTITAFTLVMEFQKGVLQNLFWKSFGCDMCKGGTSSVC